In Drosophila yakuba strain Tai18E2 chromosome X, Prin_Dyak_Tai18E2_2.1, whole genome shotgun sequence, a single genomic region encodes these proteins:
- the LOC6524184 gene encoding tyrosine-protein phosphatase 10D isoform X2 — protein sequence MDCATRKQQQLRAHHQQQQQIQPQTHGRKRRRLQKQQHQHHRHYYHHHNQQQQHFLWLVVGILTIFLAQHTNAADLVINVPNASSNANAFYRIDYSPPFGFPEPNTTIPASEIGKDIKFSRALPGTEYNFWLYYTNSTHRELLTWTVNITTAPDPPANLSVQLRSSKSAFITWRPPGSGRYSGFRIRVLGLTDLPFERNYSLEGNETLQLSAKELTPGGSYQVQAYSVYQGKESVAYTSRNFTTKPNTPGKFIVWFRNETTLLVLWQPPFPAGIYTHYRVSITPDDAIQSVLYVEREGEPPGPAQAAFKGLVPGREYNISVQTVSEDETSSIPTTARYLTVPERVLNVTFDEAYTTSSSFRVRWDPPRTYSEFDAYQVMLSTSRRIFNVQRAAEGESVYFDYPDVLEPGRTYEVVVKTIADNVNSWPASGEVTLRPRPVRSLGGFLDDRSNALHISWEPAETGRQDSYRISYHEQTNASEVPAPFPVAADSQITTNLTEYTLDTLLAGRRYLIAVQALSKGVASNASDITRYTRPAAPLIQELKSIDQGLMLSWRSDVNSRQDRYEVHYQRNGTREERTMATNETSLTIHYLHPGSGYEVKVHAISHGVRSEPHSYFQAVFPKPPQNLTLQTVHTNLVVLHWQPPESSDFSEYAVRYRTDASPWQRISGLHEHEARIKDMHYGERYLVQVNTVSFGVESPHPLELNVTMPPQPVSNVVPLVDSRNLTLEWPRPDGHVDFYTLKWWPTDEEDRVEFKNVTQLEDLSSPSVRIPIEELSPGRQYRFEVQASSNGIRSGTTHLSTRTMPLIQSDVFIANAGHEQGQDETITLSYTPTPADSTRFDIYRFSMGDPTIKDKEKLANDTERKLSFSGLTPGKLYNVTVWTVSGGVASLPVQRLYRLHPLPISDLKAIQVAAREITLHWTAPAGEYTDFELQYLSADEEAPQLLQNVTKNTEITLQGLRPYHNYTFTVVVRAGSTQGTDSDVSGSTLMRSSAPISASYQTLTAPPGKVEYFQPSDVQPGEVTFEWSLEPAEQHGPIDYFRITCQNADDAADVSSYEFPVNATQGKIEGLVPGNQYIFRIQAKSALGYGAEREHIQTMPILAPPVPEPSVTPLEVSRTSSTIEISFRQGYFSNAHGMVRSYTIIIAEDVGKNASGLEMPSWQDVQAYTVWLPYQAIEPYNPFLTSNGSRKSSLEAEHFTIGTANCEKHQAGYCNGPLRAGTTYRIKIRAFTDEDKFTDTVYSSPITTERSDTVIVAATVAAVMLVAMVLVVVYCQHRCQLIRRASKLARMQDELAALPEGYVTPNRPVHVKDFSEHYRIMSADSDFRFSEEFEELKHVGRDQACSFANLPCNRPKNRFTNILPYDHSRFKLQPVDDDDGSDYINANYMPGHNSPREFIVTQGPLHSTREEFWRMCWESNSRAIVMLTRCFEKGREKCDQYWPVDRVAMFYGDIKVQLIIDTHFHDWSISEFMVSRNCESRIMRHFHFTTWPDFGVPEPPQSLVRFVRAFRDVIGTDMRPIIVHCSAGVGRSGTFIALDRILQHIHKSDYVDIFGIVFAMRKERVFMVQTEQQYVCIHQCLLAVLEGKEHLLADSLELHANDGYEERQPQTKMGTLPIRASLAMAEKLDADVMTDKDEEHHQQQNQQEQQLAKEDKQKRSDDDEEDDDEDEDEDDDQQPLNNETTATLSSGSCSSSTQDVHVDLQKTISISISIEHGKQDQERNCTGAKSHSDTETDSDADSEDDDEDGDGKVAKDGAVADEDGWWY from the exons ATGGACTGTGCCAcgcgaaaacaacaacaattacgggcacatcatcagcagcaacaacaaatacaaccACAAACACATGGACGAAAGCGGCGGCGattacaaaaacaacagcaccagcaccatcGCCACtactaccaccaccacaatcaacaacaacaacatttcTTGTGGCTTGTTGTTGGCattttgacaatttttttGGCTCAG CACACAAATGCCGCCGATCTAGTGATAAATGTGCCGAATGCGAGCAGCAACGCCAACGCCTTCTACAGAATCGACTACAGTCCGCCCTTCGGCTTCCCGGAGCCGAACACCACGATCCCGGCCAGCGAGATTGGCAAGGACATCAAGTTCTCGAGAGCTCTGCCGGGCACGGAGTACAACTTTTGGCTGTACTACACGAACTCCACGCATCGGGAGCTGCTCACCTGGACGGTGAACATAACGACAG CTCCCGATCCGCCAGCCAATCTGAGTGTGCAGCTGCGGTCCAGCAAGAGTGCCTTCATAACGTGGCGACCGCCGGGATCGGGTCGCTACTCGGGATTCCGGATCCGGGTGCTGGGCCTCACGGATCTGCCCTTCGAGCGCAACTACTCGCTGGAGGGCAACGAAACGCTGCAGCTGTCGGCCAAGGAACTGACTCCCGGCGGCAGCTACCAGGTGCAGGCGTACTCCGTCTACCAGGGCAAGGAATCGGTGGCCTACACCAGCCGCAACTTCACCACAA AGCCCAACACGCCCGGGAAGTTCATTGTGTGGTTCCGGAATGAGACGACCCTATTGGTGCTGTGGCAGCCGCCGTTTCCGGCCGGAATCTACACCCACTACAGGGTCTCCATAACGCCGGACGACGCCATCCAGAGTGTGCTGTACGTGGAGCGCGAGGGCGAACCGCCGGGTCCGGCACAGGCGGCCTTCAAAGGTCTCGTGCCCGGCCGGGAGTACAATATCTCGGTGCAGACGGTGTCCGAGGATGAGACCTCATCGATCCCAACCACAGCCAGGTATCTGACCGTGCCGGAGCGCGTGCTGAATGTCACCTTCGACGAGGCGTATACCACATCGAGTTCCTTTCGCGTCCGATGGGATCCACCGCGCACCTACAGTGAATTCGATGCCTACCAGGTGATGCTCTCCACGTCGAGGAGGATATTCAATGTGCAACGTGCCGCGGAGGGCGAGTCGGTGTACTTCGACTATCCGGATGTCTTGGAGCCAGGTCGCACCTACGAGGTGGTGGTCAAGACCATTGCGGACAATGTGAATTCGTGGCCAGCCAGCGGCGAGGTTACCCTGCGGCCACGACCAGTTCGCAGTCTCGGCGGATTCCTCGACGATCGCAGCAATGCTCTGCACATATCCTGGGAGCCGGCGGAAACGGGACGACAGGACTCGTACCGCATCAG CTACCACGAGCAGACGAATGCCAGCGAGGTGCCGGCACCGTTTCCGGTTGCCGCTGACTCCCAAATCACAACGAATCTCACGGAGTACACGCTGGACACGCTGCTGGCAGGACGTCGCTACCTGATCGCCGTGCAGGCCTTGTCCAAGGGCGTGGCCTCCAATGCCAGCGACATAACGCGCTACACACGTCCCGCGGCGCCGCTCATCCAGGAGCTGAAGAGCATCGATCAGGGCCTCATGCTCAGTTGGCGGAGTGATGTGAACTCGCGCCAGGATCGCTACGAGGTGCACTACCAGCGCAATGGAACGCGCGAGGAGCGCACCATGGCCACCAATGAGACAAGTCTCACGATTCACTACCTCCACCCGGGGTCCGGTTATGAGGTTAAGGTGCACGCCATTAGCCATGGAGTCAGAAGCGAACCGCACTCCTACTTCCAAGCTGTTT TTCCTAAACCGCCTCAGAATCTCACGCTGCAGACTGTGCATACGAATCTAGTGGTGCTTCACTGGCAGCCGCCGGAGAGCAGCGACTTCAGTGAGTATGCGGTGCGCTACCGCACGGACGCCTCGCCCTGGCAGCGGATTTCCGGACTGCACGAGCACGAGGCCAGGATTAAGGACATGCACTATGGCGAACGCTATCTGGTGCAGGTGAACACCGTGAGCTTCGGCGTCGAGAGCCCCCATCCGCTCGAGCTCAATGTGACGATGCCGCCGCAGCCGGTGTCGAATGTGGTGCCGTTGGTGGACTCGCGTAATCTCACCCTCGAATGGCCGAGACCCGATGGCCATGTGGACTTCTACACACTCAAGTGGTGGCCCACCGATGAGGAGGACCGCGTGGAGTTCAAGAATGTAACGCAGCTGGAGGATT TGAGCTCTCCCAGCGTTCGGATACCCATTGAAGAGCTGTCGCCAGGTCGCCAGTATCGCTTCGAGGTTCAAGCCAGCTCCAATGGCATTCGTTCCGGGACCACCCATCTGTCCACGCGCACCATGCCACTGATCCAATCCGATGTGTTCATCGCCAATGCGGGCCACGAACAGGGCCAGGATGAAACTATTACGCTTAGTTATACACCCACACCGGCGGACAGCACTCGCTTCGATATCTACCGCTTTTCGATGGGCGATCCGACGATCAAGGACAAGGAGAAACTGGCCAACGATACGGAACGCAAGCTGAGCTTCTCGGGACTGACGCCTGGCAAGCTGTACAACGTAACCGTGTGGACAGTGAGCGGCGGAGTGGCCAGTTTGCCGGTCCAACGGCTCTATCGCCTGCATCCGCTGCCCATCAGCGATTTGAAGGCCATCCAGGTGGCGGCCCGCGAGATAACGCTGCATTGGACAGCACCTGCCGGGGAATATACCGATTTTGAACTGCAGTACCTCAGTGCAGACGAGGAGGCACCACAACTGCTTCAGAATGTGACCAAGAATACAGAGATCACGCTGCAGGGCTTGCGTCCGTATCACAATTACACATTCACCGTGGTGGTGCGTGCGGGTTCCACCCAGGGCACTGATTCCGACGTTTCTGGCAGCACCCTGATGCGCAGCAGTGCTCCCATCTCGGCCAGCTACCAAACGCTGACCGCTCCGCCCGGCAAAGTCGAATACTTCCAGCCCAGTGATGTGCAGCCCGGTGAGGTTACCTTCGAGTGGAGTCTGGAACCCGCCGAACAGCATGGACCCATCGATTACTTCCGCATTACATGCCAAAACGCCGACGATGCAGCGGATGTATCAAGCTACGAATTCCCGGTGAATGCCACTCAGGGCAAGATTGAAGGTCTGGTACCCGGCAACCAGTACATATTCCGAATACAGGCCAAGTCGGCTCTGGGCTACGGAGCCGAAAGGGAGCACATCCAAACAATGCCCATACTAGCACCACCGGTACCGGAGCCGAGTGTAACGCCCCTGGAAGTAAGCAGGACCAGCAGCACCATCGAGATTAGTTTCCGGCAAGGTTACTTCTCGAACGCCCATGGCATGGTTAGATCCTACACTATAATCATAGCCGAAGATGTGGGCAAAAACGCATCCGGACTGGAGATGCCCAGCTGGCAGGATGTGCAGGCATACACTGTGTGGTTGCCTTACCAAGCCATTGAGCCCTACAATCCCTTCCTGACCAGCAATGGCAGCAGAAAGAGCAGCCTGGAGGCGGAGCACTTTACGATAGGAACGGCCAACTGCGAGAAACATCAGGCGGGCTACTGCAATGGCCCGCTCCGGGCTGGCACCACATATAGGATTAAGATTCGCGCCTTTACGGATGAGGACAAGTTCACGGACACGGTGTACAGTTCGCCGATAACCACCGAACGCAGTGATACCGTCATTGTGGCGGCCACCGTGGCGGCTGTGATGCTGGTGGCcatggtgctggtggtggtctACTGTCAGCACCGCTGCCAACTGATCCGTCGCGCCTCCAAGTTGGCCCGCATGCAGGACGAGCTGGCCGCCCTGCCCGAGGGCTATGTCACGCCCAATCGACCCGTTCATGTCAAGGACTTCTCCGAGCACTACAGGATCATGTCGGCCGATTCGGACTTTCGTTTCAGCGAGGAGTTTGAGGAGCTGAAGCATGTGGGTCGCGATCAGGCATGCAGCTTCGCCAATCTGCCCTGCAATCGGCCCAAGAACAGGTTTACCAACATCCTGCCCTACGACCATTCCCGCTTCAAGCTGCAGCCGGTGGACGATGACGATGGTTCGGATTACATTAATGCGAACTACATGCCGGGTCACAATTCGCCGCGCGAGTTCATCGTCACCCAGGGACCGTTGCACTCGACGCGCGAGGAGTTCTGGCGGATGTGCTGGGAGAGCAACTCCAGGGCGATTGTCATGCTGACGCGTTGCTTCGAGAAGGGTCGCGAGAAGTGCGACCAATACTGGCCGGTGGATCGGGTGGCCATGTTCTACGGGGACATCAAGGTGCAGTTGATCATCGACACGCACTTCCACGACTGGAGCATATCAGAGTTTATGGTCTCACGG AACTGCGAGTCGCGAATAATGCGGCACTTCCACTTCACCACATGGCCGGACTTTGGGGTTCCAGAGCCGCCGCAGTCGCTGGTGCGCTTTGTGCGCGCCTTCCGCGATGTCATCGGCACGGACATGCGTCCCATCATCGTCCATTGCAGCGCTGGAGTGGGCAGATCGGGCACGTTTATCGCCCTGGATCGCATCCTGCAGCACATTCACAAGTCTGACTACGTGGACATCTTTGGCATCGTATTCGCCATGCGAAAGG AGCGCGTGTTCATGGTGCAGACGGAGCAGCAGTACGTGTGCATCCATCAGTGTCTGCTGGCGGTGCTGGAGGGCAAGGAGCACCTGCTGGCCGATTCGCTCGAGCTGCATGCCAACGATGGCTACGAAG AGCGCCAGCCACAAACGAAAATGGGAACCTTGCCCATACGAGCTTCTCTGGCCATGGCCGAGAAACTGGACGCGGATGTAATGACCGACAAGGATGAggagcaccaccagcagcagaaccagcaggagcagcagctggccaagGAAGATAAGCAAAAGCGCAGCGATGACGATGAAGAAGACGAtgacgaagacgaagacgaagacgatGACCAGCAGCCGTTAAACAATGAAACGACGGCCACCTTGTCATcgggcagctgcagcagcagcacccaGGATGTGCATGTGGATCTCCAGAAGACGATCTCGATCTCGATCTCCATAGAACACGGCAAGCAAGATCAGGAACGAAACTGCACCGGCGCAAAGTCGCATTCGGACACCGAAACTGACTCAGACGCGGACTCAgaggacgatgatgaggatggggatgggaaGGTGGCCAAGGATGGGGCTGTCGCCGATGAGGATGGCTGGTGGTATTGA
- the LOC6524184 gene encoding tyrosine-protein phosphatase 10D isoform X4 encodes MDCATRKQQQLRAHHQQQQQIQPQTHGRKRRRLQKQQHQHHRHYYHHHNQQQQHFLWLVVGILTIFLAQHTNAADLVINVPNASSNANAFYRIDYSPPFGFPEPNTTIPASEIGKDIKFSRALPGTEYNFWLYYTNSTHRELLTWTVNITTAPDPPANLSVQLRSSKSAFITWRPPGSGRYSGFRIRVLGLTDLPFERNYSLEGNETLQLSAKELTPGGSYQVQAYSVYQGKESVAYTSRNFTTKPNTPGKFIVWFRNETTLLVLWQPPFPAGIYTHYRVSITPDDAIQSVLYVEREGEPPGPAQAAFKGLVPGREYNISVQTVSEDETSSIPTTARYLTVPERVLNVTFDEAYTTSSSFRVRWDPPRTYSEFDAYQVMLSTSRRIFNVQRAAEGESVYFDYPDVLEPGRTYEVVVKTIADNVNSWPASGEVTLRPRPVRSLGGFLDDRSNALHISWEPAETGRQDSYRISYHEQTNASEVPAPFPVAADSQITTNLTEYTLDTLLAGRRYLIAVQALSKGVASNASDITRYTRPAAPLIQELKSIDQGLMLSWRSDVNSRQDRYEVHYQRNGTREERTMATNETSLTIHYLHPGSGYEVKVHAISHGVRSEPHSYFQAVFPKPPQNLTLQTVHTNLVVLHWQPPESSDFSEYAVRYRTDASPWQRISGLHEHEARIKDMHYGERYLVQVNTVSFGVESPHPLELNVTMPPQPVSNVVPLVDSRNLTLEWPRPDGHVDFYTLKWWPTDEEDRVEFKNVTQLEDLSSPSVRIPIEELSPGRQYRFEVQASSNGIRSGTTHLSTRTMPLIQSDVFIANAGHEQGQDETITLSYTPTPADSTRFDIYRFSMGDPTIKDKEKLANDTERKLSFSGLTPGKLYNVTVWTVSGGVASLPVQRLYRLHPLPISDLKAIQVAAREITLHWTAPAGEYTDFELQYLSADEEAPQLLQNVTKNTEITLQGLRPYHNYTFTVVVRAGSTQGTDSDVSGSTLMRSSAPISASYQTLTAPPGKVEYFQPSDVQPGEVTFEWSLEPAEQHGPIDYFRITCQNADDAADVSSYEFPVNATQGKIEGLVPGNQYIFRIQAKSALGYGAEREHIQTMPILAPPVPEPSVTPLEVSRTSSTIEISFRQGYFSNAHGMVRSYTIIIAEDVGKNASGLEMPSWQDVQAYTVWLPYQAIEPYNPFLTSNGSRKSSLEAEHFTIGTANCEKHQAGYCNGPLRAGTTYRIKIRAFTDEDKFTDTVYSSPITTERSDTVIVAATVAAVMLVAMVLVVVYCQHRCQLIRRASKLARMQDELAALPEGYVTPNRPVHVKDFSEHYRIMSADSDFRFSEEFEELKHVGRDQACSFANLPCNRPKNRFTNILPYDHSRFKLQPVDDDDGSDYINANYMPGHNSPREFIVTQGPLHSTREEFWRMCWESNSRAIVMLTRCFEKGREKCDQYWPVDRVAMFYGDIKVQLIIDTHFHDWSISEFMVSRNCESRIMRHFHFTTWPDFGVPEPPQSLVRFVRAFRDVIGTDMRPIIVHCSAGVGRSGTFIALDRILQHIHKSDYVDIFGIVFAMRKERVFMVQTEQQYVCIHQCLLAVLEGKEHLLADSLELHANDGYEVL; translated from the exons ATGGACTGTGCCAcgcgaaaacaacaacaattacgggcacatcatcagcagcaacaacaaatacaaccACAAACACATGGACGAAAGCGGCGGCGattacaaaaacaacagcaccagcaccatcGCCACtactaccaccaccacaatcaacaacaacaacatttcTTGTGGCTTGTTGTTGGCattttgacaatttttttGGCTCAG CACACAAATGCCGCCGATCTAGTGATAAATGTGCCGAATGCGAGCAGCAACGCCAACGCCTTCTACAGAATCGACTACAGTCCGCCCTTCGGCTTCCCGGAGCCGAACACCACGATCCCGGCCAGCGAGATTGGCAAGGACATCAAGTTCTCGAGAGCTCTGCCGGGCACGGAGTACAACTTTTGGCTGTACTACACGAACTCCACGCATCGGGAGCTGCTCACCTGGACGGTGAACATAACGACAG CTCCCGATCCGCCAGCCAATCTGAGTGTGCAGCTGCGGTCCAGCAAGAGTGCCTTCATAACGTGGCGACCGCCGGGATCGGGTCGCTACTCGGGATTCCGGATCCGGGTGCTGGGCCTCACGGATCTGCCCTTCGAGCGCAACTACTCGCTGGAGGGCAACGAAACGCTGCAGCTGTCGGCCAAGGAACTGACTCCCGGCGGCAGCTACCAGGTGCAGGCGTACTCCGTCTACCAGGGCAAGGAATCGGTGGCCTACACCAGCCGCAACTTCACCACAA AGCCCAACACGCCCGGGAAGTTCATTGTGTGGTTCCGGAATGAGACGACCCTATTGGTGCTGTGGCAGCCGCCGTTTCCGGCCGGAATCTACACCCACTACAGGGTCTCCATAACGCCGGACGACGCCATCCAGAGTGTGCTGTACGTGGAGCGCGAGGGCGAACCGCCGGGTCCGGCACAGGCGGCCTTCAAAGGTCTCGTGCCCGGCCGGGAGTACAATATCTCGGTGCAGACGGTGTCCGAGGATGAGACCTCATCGATCCCAACCACAGCCAGGTATCTGACCGTGCCGGAGCGCGTGCTGAATGTCACCTTCGACGAGGCGTATACCACATCGAGTTCCTTTCGCGTCCGATGGGATCCACCGCGCACCTACAGTGAATTCGATGCCTACCAGGTGATGCTCTCCACGTCGAGGAGGATATTCAATGTGCAACGTGCCGCGGAGGGCGAGTCGGTGTACTTCGACTATCCGGATGTCTTGGAGCCAGGTCGCACCTACGAGGTGGTGGTCAAGACCATTGCGGACAATGTGAATTCGTGGCCAGCCAGCGGCGAGGTTACCCTGCGGCCACGACCAGTTCGCAGTCTCGGCGGATTCCTCGACGATCGCAGCAATGCTCTGCACATATCCTGGGAGCCGGCGGAAACGGGACGACAGGACTCGTACCGCATCAG CTACCACGAGCAGACGAATGCCAGCGAGGTGCCGGCACCGTTTCCGGTTGCCGCTGACTCCCAAATCACAACGAATCTCACGGAGTACACGCTGGACACGCTGCTGGCAGGACGTCGCTACCTGATCGCCGTGCAGGCCTTGTCCAAGGGCGTGGCCTCCAATGCCAGCGACATAACGCGCTACACACGTCCCGCGGCGCCGCTCATCCAGGAGCTGAAGAGCATCGATCAGGGCCTCATGCTCAGTTGGCGGAGTGATGTGAACTCGCGCCAGGATCGCTACGAGGTGCACTACCAGCGCAATGGAACGCGCGAGGAGCGCACCATGGCCACCAATGAGACAAGTCTCACGATTCACTACCTCCACCCGGGGTCCGGTTATGAGGTTAAGGTGCACGCCATTAGCCATGGAGTCAGAAGCGAACCGCACTCCTACTTCCAAGCTGTTT TTCCTAAACCGCCTCAGAATCTCACGCTGCAGACTGTGCATACGAATCTAGTGGTGCTTCACTGGCAGCCGCCGGAGAGCAGCGACTTCAGTGAGTATGCGGTGCGCTACCGCACGGACGCCTCGCCCTGGCAGCGGATTTCCGGACTGCACGAGCACGAGGCCAGGATTAAGGACATGCACTATGGCGAACGCTATCTGGTGCAGGTGAACACCGTGAGCTTCGGCGTCGAGAGCCCCCATCCGCTCGAGCTCAATGTGACGATGCCGCCGCAGCCGGTGTCGAATGTGGTGCCGTTGGTGGACTCGCGTAATCTCACCCTCGAATGGCCGAGACCCGATGGCCATGTGGACTTCTACACACTCAAGTGGTGGCCCACCGATGAGGAGGACCGCGTGGAGTTCAAGAATGTAACGCAGCTGGAGGATT TGAGCTCTCCCAGCGTTCGGATACCCATTGAAGAGCTGTCGCCAGGTCGCCAGTATCGCTTCGAGGTTCAAGCCAGCTCCAATGGCATTCGTTCCGGGACCACCCATCTGTCCACGCGCACCATGCCACTGATCCAATCCGATGTGTTCATCGCCAATGCGGGCCACGAACAGGGCCAGGATGAAACTATTACGCTTAGTTATACACCCACACCGGCGGACAGCACTCGCTTCGATATCTACCGCTTTTCGATGGGCGATCCGACGATCAAGGACAAGGAGAAACTGGCCAACGATACGGAACGCAAGCTGAGCTTCTCGGGACTGACGCCTGGCAAGCTGTACAACGTAACCGTGTGGACAGTGAGCGGCGGAGTGGCCAGTTTGCCGGTCCAACGGCTCTATCGCCTGCATCCGCTGCCCATCAGCGATTTGAAGGCCATCCAGGTGGCGGCCCGCGAGATAACGCTGCATTGGACAGCACCTGCCGGGGAATATACCGATTTTGAACTGCAGTACCTCAGTGCAGACGAGGAGGCACCACAACTGCTTCAGAATGTGACCAAGAATACAGAGATCACGCTGCAGGGCTTGCGTCCGTATCACAATTACACATTCACCGTGGTGGTGCGTGCGGGTTCCACCCAGGGCACTGATTCCGACGTTTCTGGCAGCACCCTGATGCGCAGCAGTGCTCCCATCTCGGCCAGCTACCAAACGCTGACCGCTCCGCCCGGCAAAGTCGAATACTTCCAGCCCAGTGATGTGCAGCCCGGTGAGGTTACCTTCGAGTGGAGTCTGGAACCCGCCGAACAGCATGGACCCATCGATTACTTCCGCATTACATGCCAAAACGCCGACGATGCAGCGGATGTATCAAGCTACGAATTCCCGGTGAATGCCACTCAGGGCAAGATTGAAGGTCTGGTACCCGGCAACCAGTACATATTCCGAATACAGGCCAAGTCGGCTCTGGGCTACGGAGCCGAAAGGGAGCACATCCAAACAATGCCCATACTAGCACCACCGGTACCGGAGCCGAGTGTAACGCCCCTGGAAGTAAGCAGGACCAGCAGCACCATCGAGATTAGTTTCCGGCAAGGTTACTTCTCGAACGCCCATGGCATGGTTAGATCCTACACTATAATCATAGCCGAAGATGTGGGCAAAAACGCATCCGGACTGGAGATGCCCAGCTGGCAGGATGTGCAGGCATACACTGTGTGGTTGCCTTACCAAGCCATTGAGCCCTACAATCCCTTCCTGACCAGCAATGGCAGCAGAAAGAGCAGCCTGGAGGCGGAGCACTTTACGATAGGAACGGCCAACTGCGAGAAACATCAGGCGGGCTACTGCAATGGCCCGCTCCGGGCTGGCACCACATATAGGATTAAGATTCGCGCCTTTACGGATGAGGACAAGTTCACGGACACGGTGTACAGTTCGCCGATAACCACCGAACGCAGTGATACCGTCATTGTGGCGGCCACCGTGGCGGCTGTGATGCTGGTGGCcatggtgctggtggtggtctACTGTCAGCACCGCTGCCAACTGATCCGTCGCGCCTCCAAGTTGGCCCGCATGCAGGACGAGCTGGCCGCCCTGCCCGAGGGCTATGTCACGCCCAATCGACCCGTTCATGTCAAGGACTTCTCCGAGCACTACAGGATCATGTCGGCCGATTCGGACTTTCGTTTCAGCGAGGAGTTTGAGGAGCTGAAGCATGTGGGTCGCGATCAGGCATGCAGCTTCGCCAATCTGCCCTGCAATCGGCCCAAGAACAGGTTTACCAACATCCTGCCCTACGACCATTCCCGCTTCAAGCTGCAGCCGGTGGACGATGACGATGGTTCGGATTACATTAATGCGAACTACATGCCGGGTCACAATTCGCCGCGCGAGTTCATCGTCACCCAGGGACCGTTGCACTCGACGCGCGAGGAGTTCTGGCGGATGTGCTGGGAGAGCAACTCCAGGGCGATTGTCATGCTGACGCGTTGCTTCGAGAAGGGTCGCGAGAAGTGCGACCAATACTGGCCGGTGGATCGGGTGGCCATGTTCTACGGGGACATCAAGGTGCAGTTGATCATCGACACGCACTTCCACGACTGGAGCATATCAGAGTTTATGGTCTCACGG AACTGCGAGTCGCGAATAATGCGGCACTTCCACTTCACCACATGGCCGGACTTTGGGGTTCCAGAGCCGCCGCAGTCGCTGGTGCGCTTTGTGCGCGCCTTCCGCGATGTCATCGGCACGGACATGCGTCCCATCATCGTCCATTGCAGCGCTGGAGTGGGCAGATCGGGCACGTTTATCGCCCTGGATCGCATCCTGCAGCACATTCACAAGTCTGACTACGTGGACATCTTTGGCATCGTATTCGCCATGCGAAAGG AGCGCGTGTTCATGGTGCAGACGGAGCAGCAGTACGTGTGCATCCATCAGTGTCTGCTGGCGGTGCTGGAGGGCAAGGAGCACCTGCTGGCCGATTCGCTCGAGCTGCATGCCAACGATGGCTACGAAG ttttataa